Proteins from one Oryza sativa Japonica Group chromosome 12, ASM3414082v1 genomic window:
- the LOC4351279 gene encoding F-box/LRR-repeat protein 3 produces MASPAPTHHAKRRRLALPPPPPPHLNDLADELLFLILDRAAAHDPRALKSFSLVSRACHAAESRHRRVLRPFRPDLLPAALARYPAISHLDLSLCPRLPDAALAALPAAPFVSAVDLSRSRGFGAAGLAALVAAFPNLTDLDLSNGLDLGDAAAAEVAKARRLQRLSLSRCKRITDMGLGCIAVGCPDLRELSLKWCIGVTHLGLDLLALKCNKLNILDLSYTMIVKKCFPAIMKLQNLQVLLLVGCNGIDDDALTSLDQECSKSLQVLDMSNSYNVTHVGVLSIVKAMPNLLELNLSYCSPVTPSMSSSFEMIHKLQKLKLDGCQFMDDGLKSIGKSCVSLRELSLSKCSGVTDTDLSFVVPRLKNLLKLDVTCCRKITDVSLAAITTSCPSLISLRMESCSLVSSKGLQLIGRRCTHLEELDLTDTDLDDEGLKALSGCSKLSSLKIGICLRITDEGLRHVSKSCPDLRDIDLYRSGAISDEGVTHIAQGCPMLESINMSYCTKLTDCSLRSLSKCIKLNTLEIRGCPMVSSAGLSEIATGCRLLSKLDIKKCFEINDMGMIFLSQFSHNLRQINLSYCSVTDIGLISLSSICGLQNMTIVHLAGVTPNGLIAALMVCGLRKVKLHEAFKSMVPSHMLKVVEARGCLFQWINKPYQVAVEPCDVWKQQSQDLLVQ; encoded by the exons ATGGCCTCGCCTGCGCCCACCCACcacgccaagcgccgccgcctcgccctgcccccgcccccgcccccgcaccTCAACGacctcgccgacgagctcctcttcctcatcctcgACCGTGCCGCCGCCCATGACCCACGCGCCCTCAAGTCCTTCTCCCTCGTCTCCCGCGCCTGCCACGCCGCCGagtcgcgccaccgccgcgtcctccGCCCCTTCCGCCCcgacctcctccccgccgcgctcgcccgctaCCCCGCCATCTCCCACCTCGATCTCTCCCTCTGCCCCCGCCTCCccgacgccgccctcgccgcgctccCCGCCGCGCCGTTCGTCTCCGCCGTCGACCTCTCCCGCTCCCGCGGgttcggcgccgccggcctcgccgcgctcgtcgCCGCGTTCCCCAATCTCACGGACCTCGACCTCTCCAATGGCCTCGACCTCGGggatgccgcggcggcggaggtggccaaGGCGCGCCGCCTCCAGAGGCTCTCGCTGTCGCGATGCAAGCGCATCACTGACATGGGGCTCGGATGCATCGCCGTCGGATGCCCCGACCTGCGCGAGCTCTCGCTCAAGTGGTGCATCGGGGTCACTCATCTGGGACTAGACCTCCTTGCCCTCAAGTGCAACAAGCTCAACATCCTGGATCTCTCCTACACCATG ATAGTAAAAAAATGCTTTCCAGCCATCATGAAGCTACAAAATCTACAAGTGTTACTACTGGTGGGATGTAATGGAATTGATGATGATGCCCTTACTAGTCTTGATCAAGAATGCAGCAAATCACTACAG GTTCTTGATATGTCAAACTCTTACAATGTCACTCATGTCGGTGTTCTGTCCATTGTGAAGGCAATGCCGAATCTGTTGGAACTCAATCTATCATACTGCTCTCCT GTTACTCCTTCTATGTCAAGCAGCTTCGAAATGATTCATAAATTGCAGAAACTGAAGCTGGATGGTTGCCAATTCATGGATGATGGATTAAAATCCATTGGGAAATCCTGTGTTTCTTTGAGGGAGTTAAGTCTGAGCAAATGTTCTGGAGTGACAGACACAGACCTTTCTTTTGTCGTGCCAAGACTGAAAAATTTGCTGAAGCTGGATGTTACTTGTTGTCGCAAAATCACTGATGTTTCATTAGCTGCCATCACAACCTCATGCCCATCCCTCATCTCTCTGAGAATGGAGTCCTGTAGCCTTGTTTCCAGCAAAGGACTACAGCTGATTGGAAGGCGCTGCACTCACTTGGAGGAATTGGATCTTACTGACACTGATTTGGATGATGAAGGTTTGAAAGCTCTCTCTGGATGCAGCAAACTTTCAAGCCTAAAAATTGGCATATGCTTGAGGATAACTGATGAGGGCCTTAGACACGTTAGCAAGTCCTGTCCAGATCTCCGAGATATCGATTTGTACAG GTCTGGGGCGATCAGTGATGAAGGGGTTACTCATATAGCTCAAGGATGCCCAATGTTAGAGTCTATCAATATGTCCTACTGCACAAAATTAACAGACTGTTCACTGAGATCACTTTCAAAATGCATAAAGCTGAACACATTGGAGATTCGTGGCTGCCCCATGGTTTCATCTGCTGGTCTCTCGGAAATTGCAACAGGATGCAGGCTACTTTCTAAGCTTGATATCAAGAAATGCTTTGAGATCAATGACATGGGAATGATTTTCCTTTCCCAATTCTCTCACAACCTCCGGCAG ATAAACTTGTCATATTGTTCGGTCACCGACATTGGGCTTATATCCCTTTCAAGCATATGTGGCTTGCAGAACATGACCATTGTGCATTTAGCGGGTGTTACGCCTAATGGACTGATAGCTGCTCTTATGGTCTGTGGTTTGAGAAAAGTGAAGCTTCATGAAGCATTCAAATCCATGGTGCCATCACATATGCTCAAAGTTGTTGAAGCCCGTGGTTGTCTTTTCCAGTGGATTAATAAACCCTACCAG GTTGCGGTAGAACCGTGTGACGTATGGAAGCAGCAGTCGCAGGATTTGCTTGTACAGTGA
- the LOC107277331 gene encoding E3 ubiquitin-protein ligase EL5: MAASVECAVCLSVVDEGEKVRQLPACGHVFHQECINMWLSSHASCPVCHGKAAPADELADAIAVCISVKRDVVVPASSPPPSSPAGSPPAARIRACPSSLRPPLA, from the coding sequence ATGGCGGCGTCGGTCGAGTGCGCGGTCTGCCTCAGCGTCGTCGACGAGGGGGAGAAGGTGAGGCAGCTCCCGGCGTGCGGGCATGTTTTCCACCAGGAGTGCATCAACATGTGGCTCTCGTCCCACGCCTCATGCCCGGTCTGCCACGGGAAGGCCGCGCCAGCCGACGAGCTTGCCGACGCCATAGCCGTGTGCATATCGGTGAAGCGCGACGTCGTCGTGccagcctcctcgccgccgccgagctcgcccgCCGGCTCTCCGCCCGCAGCTCGCATCCGTGCATGCCCATCGTCTCTCCGCCCGCCGCTGGCCTGA
- the LOC4351280 gene encoding probable protein phosphatase 2C 73, giving the protein MDGVPDAQRTTSPSMIKQQNYFNYPYAFNSILLSTPSFLPSFLPSYLYEVPAAEEAMGICCSKGKEELEEGFPWKHDAFFHDQLWSAGVSMHTKQGWKGANQDAMTTCQDFAGHKGQIFCGVFDGHGPLGREVARHVRDVLPMKLSSSLALKTEQDPSSNTDKEALEKSDCTSLSDTSNEKQLLSTWKNIFVKTFEDVDDDLRQNSGIDCICSGTTAVTVVRQGDHLIIANLGDSRAVLCTRDSKDRPIPVQLTTDLKPNLPSEAERILNCKGRVFAMDDEPDVSRMWLPDQDAPGLAMARAFGDFCLKSHGLICTPEVYYRKLSEKDEFLVLATDGIWDVLSNKEVIKIVSSATDHSKAAKQLVERAVRAWRRKFPTSMVDDCAVVCLFLKPSPSSEESTHVDAKAPQVVSFTGSFRKALGGGGGGEAEEGTNVWRALEGVARVNSVVRLPRMDAVLSWRRRSTSLEEDDDARID; this is encoded by the exons ATGGATGGGGTGCCTGATGCCCAACGCACAACATCACCATCAATGATAAAACAACAAAACTACTTCAACTACCCCTACGCATTCAACTCCATTCTACTCTCTACcccctccttccttccttccttccttcctagCTACCTCTACGAAGTACCAGCAGCAGAAGAAGCAATGGGGATCTGCTGCagcaaggggaaggaggagcttGAGGAGGGATTTCCATGGAAGCACGACGCCTTCTTCCACGACCAGCTTTGGAGCGCTGGCGTCTCCATGCACACCAAGCAAGGCTGGAAGGGCGCTAACCAGGATGCCATGACTACCTGCCAG GACTTTGCGGGGCACAAGGGCCAGATATTTTGTGGAGTTTTTGATGGGCATGGCCCTCTCGGAAGGGAAGTTGCTCGCCATGTCCGCGACGTCCTTCCAATGAAACTATCCTCCTCTTTGGCACTGAAAACTGAACAAGATCCATCCAGCAACACAGATAAGGAAGCCTTGGAAAAATCAGATTGCACCTCATTGAGCGATACAAGCAATGAGAAGCAATTGTTATCCACCTGGAAGAACATATTTGTCAAGACATTTGAGGATGTAGATGATGATCTGAGACAAAATTCTGGAATTGACTGCATTTGTAGTGGCACAACTGCTGTCACTGTCGTCAGGCAG GGTGATCACCTGATCATTGCAAATTTGGGCGATTCACGTGCGGTTCTTTGCACCCGAGATAGCAAGGACCGCCCAATTCCAGTTCAACTAACCACTGACCTGAAACCAAATCTTCCAA GCGAAGCTGAGAGAATCCTGAATTGTAAGGGGCGGGTTTTTGCCATGGACGACGAGCCGGACGTGTCTAGGATGTGGCTACCAGACCAAGACGCGCCGGGCCTCGCCATGGCAAGGGCATTTGGAGATTTCTGCTTGAAGAGTCATGGACTTATCTGTACACCAGAAGTCTATTACAGGAAGCTATCCGAAAAAGATGAATTCTTGGTACTTGCTACTGACGgg ATATGGGACGTGCTATCGAACAAGGAAGTGATCAAGATCGTATCGTCGGCTACTGACCATTCCAAGGCCGCCAAGCAGCTGGTCGAGCGGGCGGTGCGCGCGTGGCGGCGCAAGTTCCCGACGTCAATGGTCGACGACTGCGCCGTCGTCTGCCTCTTCTTGAAGCCTTCTCCGTCGTCGGAGGAGAGCACCCATGTAGACGCGAAGGCGCCTCAGGTCGTGTCGTTCACGGGCAGCTTCCGCAAGGCCctgggtggtggcggcggcggcgaggcggaggagggtaCGAATGTATGGAGAGCTCTGGAGGGGGTGGCTCGGGTGAACTCGGTGGTGAGGCTGCCGCGGATGGACGCCGTGctgagctggcggcggcggtcgacgtcgctcgaggaagacgacgatgcGAGGATTGATTGA